A portion of the Marinobacter alexandrii genome contains these proteins:
- a CDS encoding DUF3667 domain-containing protein, producing MKKRRKHSRCLNCEEPLGRKANYCPNCGQENTDNHVSIGMLFREFTSNFFSLDSRFVRTFKPFLFSPGKITNAFINGKRVQFANPIRWYLVISIFHFFFMAKVFSPTLQDKKDRVLSSNDSKVLTSVQFDSLMNLPDSIYAEEWPLSKPHRRLVDHLIDQTTLSSEQILDTIQMDTINTTNYFIVNQFVKIGQESKASFLSYILRQIPIIVFFILPVYAFLLKLFFWRKGLYIKHLIHSLHLHSLYFFLLGWVWLFSLFFEAFQETGLNIATLITFIYAIISFRKVYKIKMIWCVFRAICIGLIYTFALGVVLGTGILISLALI from the coding sequence GTGAAAAAGAGAAGGAAACATAGCAGATGTCTAAACTGCGAAGAACCATTAGGCAGAAAAGCTAACTATTGTCCCAACTGTGGACAGGAAAATACCGACAATCATGTAAGTATTGGTATGCTCTTCCGAGAATTCACATCTAATTTTTTCTCGCTAGACTCCCGTTTTGTAAGGACATTTAAACCGTTCTTGTTTTCTCCTGGAAAAATCACTAACGCATTTATAAATGGAAAGAGGGTTCAGTTTGCAAATCCAATTCGCTGGTATTTAGTCATCAGCATCTTTCATTTTTTCTTTATGGCTAAAGTGTTTTCACCAACCTTACAGGATAAAAAAGACAGAGTGCTAAGTAGTAATGATTCCAAGGTTCTTACTTCAGTTCAATTTGATAGTTTAATGAATCTCCCCGATTCTATTTACGCTGAAGAATGGCCGCTCTCCAAACCTCATAGAAGACTTGTGGATCATTTGATAGATCAAACCACATTGTCCTCTGAGCAAATCTTGGATACCATCCAAATGGATACAATTAACACCACCAATTATTTCATTGTTAATCAATTCGTAAAGATTGGTCAAGAGTCCAAGGCTTCCTTTCTCTCCTATATACTCAGACAGATACCTATCATTGTTTTCTTCATTCTTCCGGTTTATGCATTTTTACTGAAACTCTTTTTTTGGCGAAAAGGACTGTACATCAAGCATTTGATACATTCCCTTCACCTACACTCGTTGTATTTTTTTCTCCTAGGATGGGTCTGGCTTTTCTCTCTATTCTTCGAGGCATTTCAAGAAACAGGACTTAACATAGCCACACTGATTACATTCATCTATGCCATTATAAGCTTTCGCAAAGTTTATAAGATAAAAATGATTTGGTGTGTGTTTAGAGCTATATGTATTGGACTGATTTATACTTTTGCTCTTGGAGTAGTTTTGGGCACAGGGATTTTAATTTCCTTAGCCCTTATCTAG